One segment of Alnus glutinosa chromosome 2, dhAlnGlut1.1, whole genome shotgun sequence DNA contains the following:
- the LOC133861694 gene encoding uncharacterized protein LOC133861694, whose protein sequence is MVKAHSSLPIVELYINSFSEFIPDIGKENNDDDDDDDGDDEMGEGEENDGGEGREDSDGCGEGEERVEGEDEGGNENRSDDDANSNMARSDILTSPPKSDEEYEIPSQSRRKHVSRQPEFHMTDMGNPDFVQCKDEESFEVRSFQSKHTCKRKHKNSIVKAKWIADKLIDKFRAQPNMLVKAIVEEVEGSEWGDRKRLEENHKTQRAVKMQEVLRK, encoded by the exons ATGGTTAAAGCCCACTCGAGTCTTCCAATTGTGGAGTTGTACATCAATTCATTTAGTGAGTTCATACCTGACATTGGTAAGGAGaacaatgatgatgatgatgatgatgatggtgatgatgagATGGG AGAGGGTGAAGAGAATGATGGTGGGGAGGGTAGGGAAGATAGTGATGGTTGTGGGGAGGGTGAAGAGAGAGTCGAGGGTGAAGATGAAGGTGGGAATGAAAATAGATCTGATGATGATGCCAACTCAAACATGGCACGCAGTGACATTCTTACATCTCCTCCCAAGAGTGATGAGGAGTATGAGATACCCTCCCAGAGTCGGAGGAAACATGTGTCAAGGCAGCCTGAGTTCCATATGACTGATATGGGTAACCCAGATTTTGTG CAATGCAAGGATGAGGAATCCTTTGAAGTTAGATCATTTCAGTCCAAACACACATGCAAGAGGAAACATAAAAATTCGATTGTGAAAGCAAAGTGGATTGCGGACAAGCTGATTGACAAGTTCAGGGCACAACCCAATATGCTTGTGAAGGCAATTGTAGAGGAG GTTGAGGGAAGTGAATGGGGAGATAGAAAAAGGTTGGAAGAAAATCACAAAACACAGAGAGCAGTGAAGATGCAGGAAGTTCTTCGCAAGTGA
- the LOC133861682 gene encoding heavy metal-associated isoprenylated plant protein 46 — protein sequence MKQTVVLRVSMDGQKSFFCIIPGQEARTKAMKIAVSVPGVEAASLKGNDKDQIEVKGEGIDTVKLTTLIRKKVGHADIVSVEEEKKEEKKDEKKDEAAVQLVWSGAPSYPIYHEINQEYPFCSIQ from the exons ATGAAG CAAACTGTGGTGCTCAGGGTGTCCATGGATGGGCAGAAGTCTTTTTTCTGTATTATACCTGGACAGGAGGCCCGCACCAAAGCCATGAAGATTGCAGTTAGCGTTCCAG GGGTGGAAGCAGCAAGTTTGAAAGGGAACGACAAGGACCAGATAGAGGTGAAAGGGGAAGGGATTGACACCGTCAAACTTACGACGTTGATCCGGAAGAAAGTGGGGCATGCAGATATAGTAAGCgtggaggaagagaagaaagaagagaaaaaggatgAGAAAAAGGATGAGGCGGCAGTGCAACTGGTGTGGAGTGGTGCGCCTTCCTACCCAATCTATCACGAGATCAACCAGGAGTATCCTTTTTGCTCCATCCAGTAA